Proteins encoded in a region of the Oscillospiraceae bacterium MB24-C1 genome:
- a CDS encoding DUF1643 domain-containing protein, protein MIIQKASIKNEAIYSDDKTHLYLIRRVWEANQPSAAIIMLSPSSVANVIATDMSGMYILQNCCKLGIGSVSIMNLYSQLKGGIYGTNGENDLIINKSCKDCDKIILAYGTGCQTKQVVKRIGELYLLLKPYAQKLYQIASEDGVGYHPLGAAVRHRWILKPFTLPQDNAG, encoded by the coding sequence ATGATTATCCAAAAGGCTTCGATTAAAAATGAGGCTATTTATTCTGATGATAAGACGCACTTATATCTAATACGCAGGGTGTGGGAGGCTAATCAGCCGTCAGCAGCAATTATTATGCTGTCACCGTCATCCGTTGCCAACGTCATTGCGACTGATATGAGCGGTATGTATATACTCCAGAATTGTTGTAAGCTGGGGATTGGTTCGGTGTCTATCATGAATCTGTATTCTCAACTTAAAGGCGGTATTTACGGCACAAACGGTGAGAACGATCTCATTATTAATAAGTCATGCAAAGACTGCGATAAGATCATTTTAGCCTATGGTACCGGTTGCCAGACTAAACAGGTGGTAAAGCGGATAGGGGAGCTCTATCTGCTTCTAAAACCCTATGCCCAAAAGCTTTATCAAATTGCTTCCGAGGATGGCGTCGGATATCATCCTCTTGGCGCGGCTGTGCGCCATCGGTGGATATTAAAGCCCTTTACACTTCCGCAGGACAATGCCGGTTAG
- a CDS encoding Mor transcription activator family protein, protein MAEELIAEQLNGFYRDIASDMDVEIAVQMYEHYKGLQVVFPTKLLDSKFIQTQILKEYDGKNYKHIALKYGYSERWVRKIIKSRTIKMNEEDLKYV, encoded by the coding sequence ATGGCTGAGGAGTTAATTGCGGAACAGTTGAACGGCTTCTATCGAGATATTGCGTCGGACATGGACGTGGAAATTGCTGTCCAGATGTATGAGCATTATAAGGGTTTACAGGTTGTTTTTCCTACAAAGCTGCTGGACAGCAAGTTTATACAAACTCAGATTCTAAAGGAGTATGATGGCAAAAATTATAAACATATCGCTTTAAAGTACGGTTATAGCGAAAGGTGGGTGCGGAAAATCATTAAGAGTAGGACAATAAAAATGAATGAGGAGGATTTAAAGTATGTTTAG
- a CDS encoding tyrosine-type recombinase/integrase: protein MTGHVRKRKTKNGTSWQVVLDKGVDVNGKRIREYITVKGNKGQAQDELAKRISEYNSGSYIAPSKMTVQMLIDQWLTVYAVPQLAPSTVRGYKVNFDKHTIPYIGHILVQKLTGIEIQHMYTQLSQIGLSPRSVRYVHTTLREVLQYAYKTRLISLNPADFVSAPKQGKYKAEVYNTDEVAKLLSCAKGTDMEIPLMVDLETGLRRGELLALKWSDINWDEQTITIYRNLVCINGEHKFGSPKTKSGNRKLLLSESLIEKLRQHRVRQNKIRLQLGSTYKNNDLICCRDDGSPYHTGSFSHKFANFLKKHGLKHIRLHDIRHTNATMMLENGIPAKIASERLGHSGIAITLDTYSHVSPKMQKDAVEKLSGEIFLPEAE, encoded by the coding sequence ATGACAGGTCACGTTAGGAAACGCAAAACTAAAAATGGCACATCTTGGCAGGTTGTTCTGGATAAGGGTGTCGATGTTAACGGAAAGCGCATAAGAGAATACATCACTGTAAAGGGCAACAAAGGGCAGGCGCAAGATGAGCTTGCCAAGAGAATTTCGGAATACAACAGCGGCAGCTACATAGCACCGTCGAAAATGACGGTACAAATGCTCATTGACCAATGGCTTACGGTCTATGCCGTGCCACAACTAGCGCCCAGCACAGTTCGCGGTTATAAAGTAAACTTTGATAAACATACAATTCCCTATATCGGACATATCTTGGTTCAGAAGCTGACCGGCATAGAGATACAGCACATGTATACGCAGTTGTCACAAATCGGATTATCACCACGCAGTGTTCGCTACGTTCACACAACCTTGCGCGAAGTACTGCAATATGCCTACAAGACACGACTGATATCCCTTAATCCAGCTGATTTTGTGAGTGCGCCAAAGCAGGGAAAATATAAAGCCGAGGTCTACAACACCGATGAGGTGGCTAAATTACTCAGTTGCGCCAAAGGGACTGATATGGAAATACCTCTCATGGTTGATTTAGAGACTGGCTTGAGACGTGGTGAGCTATTAGCGTTAAAATGGTCAGATATCAACTGGGACGAACAAACGATAACTATATACCGCAATCTGGTGTGCATCAATGGTGAGCATAAATTTGGTAGTCCTAAGACGAAATCGGGCAACCGTAAGTTGTTGTTATCGGAATCATTGATTGAGAAGTTAAGACAACACCGAGTCAGACAGAATAAGATTAGGCTGCAATTAGGTTCAACATACAAAAATAATGACTTGATCTGTTGTCGGGATGACGGCAGCCCTTATCACACTGGTAGCTTTTCTCACAAATTTGCCAACTTTTTGAAAAAACATGGGCTGAAACACATTCGACTGCATGACATTAGGCATACCAATGCAACGATGATGCTGGAGAATGGCATTCCCGCAAAGATTGCCTCTGAACGGCTAGGGCATTCCGGCATTGCAATCACATTGGACACCTATTCTCATGTTTCACCCAAAATGCAAAAGGATGCTGTTGAAAAACTTTCAGGCGAGATATTCCTACCGGAAGCGGAATAA
- a CDS encoding pyrimidine/purine nucleoside phosphorylase produces MDQFQNATIVKRANVYYDGKVTSRTIYLADGTRKTLGIIMPGEYEFGTAAKEKMEVLAGTLNALLPGSETWVAYGEGQMFEVPASSKFKVSTDIVVDYCCCYIEE; encoded by the coding sequence ATGGATCAATTTCAGAATGCCACAATTGTTAAAAGAGCAAATGTTTACTATGACGGCAAGGTGACCAGCCGAACCATTTATCTGGCTGACGGCACACGCAAAACGCTGGGCATCATTATGCCCGGTGAATACGAGTTTGGCACAGCGGCGAAAGAAAAGATGGAGGTATTAGCTGGAACGCTGAATGCTCTGCTCCCCGGTAGCGAAACATGGGTGGCCTATGGTGAAGGTCAAATGTTTGAGGTGCCAGCGAGCAGTAAATTCAAGGTCTCTACCGACATCGTGGTTGATTATTGCTGCTGTTATATTGAGGAATAA
- a CDS encoding sugar transferase: MSYMRLKRVIDILLSLLGIVVLAPVFLVLVIAIKLDSPGPILFKQTRVGIHKSHFNILKFRTMRIDTPKDMPTHLLEDPEQWITRVGKFLRKTSLDELPQIWNIFIGEMSIIGPRPALWNQYDLIEERDKYGANDVPVGLTGWAQINGRDELPIEVKARLDGEYVERMSIVFDCRCFIGTVLAVLKHDGVVEGGTGELRKRESVVK; this comes from the coding sequence ATGTCTTATATGCGGCTTAAACGTGTAATTGATATTCTGTTATCCTTATTGGGAATAGTTGTTTTAGCACCGGTATTTTTAGTTTTAGTTATTGCAATTAAGCTTGATTCGCCGGGGCCAATTCTTTTCAAGCAAACGAGAGTGGGTATACATAAAAGCCACTTTAATATTCTTAAATTCCGCACTATGCGTATTGATACGCCAAAAGATATGCCGACGCATTTGCTAGAAGATCCGGAACAGTGGATAACGAGAGTCGGTAAATTTCTGAGAAAAACAAGCTTAGATGAACTGCCGCAGATTTGGAATATCTTCATAGGCGAAATGAGCATTATTGGCCCCAGACCGGCACTTTGGAATCAATACGATTTGATTGAAGAGCGGGACAAATATGGTGCCAATGATGTCCCGGTAGGCTTGACTGGCTGGGCGCAAATTAATGGTAGAGACGAACTGCCGATAGAAGTCAAAGCTAGACTTGATGGTGAATACGTCGAACGGATGAGTATTGTGTTTGACTGCCGCTGTTTTATAGGTACGGTACTGGCTGTGCTTAAACACGATGGCGTTGTAGAGGGTGGGACAGGTGAATTGCGAAAAAGGGAGTCGGTTGTAAAATGA
- a CDS encoding NAD-dependent epimerase/dehydratase family protein produces MKRILITGANSYVGTSFENYVKQWPDKYQVDTISIHGDGWRKKNFSQYDSIFHVAGIAHSDTGHASQETRARYYRVNTNLTIEVATKAKNDGAKQFIFMSSIIVYGDSAPIGKNKVITKDTVPCPSNFYGDSKLQAENGILPLNDERFHVAIIRAPMIYGKGCKGNYQTLVKVALKMPFFPYVKNQRSMLYIENLCEFVRLMVTNNDQGLFWPQNAEYSNTSEMVKMVAEAHGRKIRLARGTGWMLELAGCFTRIIHKAFGSMSYVMTISEYRINYREYTLSSSVKKMEIDNG; encoded by the coding sequence ATGAAACGTATTTTAATTACCGGCGCCAATAGCTATGTGGGAACTTCTTTTGAGAATTATGTTAAGCAGTGGCCGGATAAATATCAGGTTGATACTATTAGCATCCATGGCGATGGATGGCGCAAGAAGAATTTTAGTCAGTATGATTCAATTTTCCATGTAGCGGGTATTGCACACTCTGATACAGGACATGCATCGCAAGAGACAAGAGCAAGATACTATCGTGTTAATACTAATTTGACAATAGAGGTGGCTACAAAGGCTAAAAATGACGGCGCAAAACAGTTTATTTTTATGAGCAGCATTATAGTTTATGGTGATAGTGCACCTATAGGCAAGAATAAGGTTATCACTAAAGATACTGTTCCATGTCCATCTAATTTTTACGGTGACAGTAAATTACAGGCCGAAAATGGTATTTTGCCGCTAAATGATGAGCGATTTCATGTCGCAATTATTCGAGCGCCAATGATTTACGGTAAAGGTTGCAAAGGAAATTATCAGACGCTCGTAAAGGTTGCGTTGAAAATGCCGTTTTTTCCATATGTAAAGAATCAGCGTTCCATGCTGTATATTGAAAATCTCTGTGAGTTTGTCCGGCTGATGGTGACAAACAATGACCAAGGCCTTTTCTGGCCGCAGAATGCAGAGTACAGCAATACATCAGAGATGGTTAAAATGGTTGCCGAAGCGCACGGCAGGAAAATAAGACTTGCTAGGGGCACTGGTTGGATGTTGGAACTAGCAGGATGCTTTACTAGAATTATACATAAAGCCTTTGGTAGTATGAGTTATGTTATGACGATTAGCGAATATAGGATTAACTACAGAGAATATACACTATCCTCCTCTGTTAAGAAAATGGAGATTGATAATGGCTGA
- a CDS encoding glycosyltransferase family 2 protein, translating into MADVTILILTKNEEVNLPDCLKSLNGFATRVVVLDSGSTDRTTQIAREWGADVYIHPFENYARQFNWGLDNVNITTKWTFRLDADERLTIDLRSELEQLMADHFDDDVNGITMEAWLYFMDRKIKHGCRNKRKLMLFKTGIGRIEDRNMDEHTILSNGTSVYAKNRFIHYDFKNLTHWIDKMNWYATREVQDYYEFKNGKSAEIIVKDAAISSTRNKKFGVYYRFPLFLRCWLLFIYNYIFKLGFLDGKEGFIYHYMYHQWYRTLVDAKIYEQQNVK; encoded by the coding sequence ATGGCTGATGTTACAATTTTGATATTGACAAAAAATGAAGAAGTAAATTTGCCGGATTGTCTAAAATCTTTAAACGGTTTTGCTACACGCGTAGTTGTGTTGGACAGCGGAAGTACAGACCGCACAACGCAAATTGCGAGGGAATGGGGAGCGGATGTATATATACATCCTTTTGAAAATTATGCAAGACAGTTTAACTGGGGATTGGACAACGTAAATATCACAACAAAATGGACTTTTCGTCTTGATGCCGACGAAAGGCTTACAATCGACCTCCGTAGCGAATTGGAGCAGCTAATGGCTGATCATTTTGATGATGATGTCAATGGTATAACCATGGAAGCGTGGTTATATTTTATGGATCGTAAAATCAAGCATGGGTGTCGCAATAAACGAAAGCTTATGCTTTTTAAAACAGGAATTGGTCGGATAGAGGACCGCAATATGGATGAGCATACTATACTAAGTAATGGCACGTCAGTATATGCAAAAAATAGGTTTATACATTATGATTTCAAAAATTTGACACACTGGATAGATAAAATGAACTGGTATGCAACTCGGGAAGTGCAAGATTATTACGAGTTTAAAAATGGAAAATCAGCGGAAATAATTGTTAAGGATGCAGCAATATCGAGTACAAGAAATAAGAAATTTGGGGTGTATTATCGCTTCCCCTTGTTTTTACGGTGTTGGCTTCTTTTTATATATAATTATATTTTCAAACTTGGCTTTTTGGATGGTAAGGAAGGCTTTATATACCACTATATGTATCATCAATGGTATCGAACGCTTGTAGATGCTAAAATTTATGAGCAACAGAACGTAAAGTGA